The following proteins are co-located in the Salvelinus sp. IW2-2015 linkage group LG36, ASM291031v2, whole genome shotgun sequence genome:
- the LOC111959741 gene encoding UBX domain-containing protein 4 isoform X2, with amino-acid sequence MLWFEGSIPAAIISAKEQSSIFAVVITGDDEVSAQMMSSWEDDRVAEVSRNCCVAIKVDAKSETCSQFSQIYPVVCIPSSFFIGENGIPLEVVAGSVSAEELMKRIDKVKQMHAQQMAGEGAEAGTPVEACPPARVASEPAPAQPPSPPLELQPSHAPPAAPSTSKESLSRAAEEGGASASVVTPGKDRSALSDDASTSSQPDGGLDAKVERLTKKLEERRDQKKKDEEKEMERRKMGKEMLDFKRKNEDEKTKRIMDERSREKAEEKAARERVKAQIALDRADRAARYANNQEEVEAARLAALQARQAEAEAKKDIAHRERSAIARIQFRLPDGSFFTRQFSSEARLNEARQFAVNEVGNRYGNFSLATMFPRREFTADDLGKTLLELELTPGASIVLLPQTGRPNNTVVQSSSGGGIWAVLGTILYPLLAVWRFLSGFLFTSPPTPGAAGPRGPAQQPNTNSGSGSSSSAEPKRETLRKRTLEKQPVDFKRDGKIHRLRNHQDSEDENNTWNGNSTQQM; translated from the exons atgctTTGGTTTGAAGGCTCTATTCCAGCAGCCATCATCTCCGCCAAAGAACAGAGCTCCATCTTCGCCGTCGTAATAACAG GCGACGATGAGGTGTCAGCACAAATGATGTCCAGTTGGGAGGACGACAGAGTGGCCGAGGTCTCCCGTAACTGCTGTGTCGCAATCAAGGTGGATGCCAAGAG cgAGACATGCTCTCAGTTCTCTCAAATCT ACCCAGTGGTGTGCATCCCGTCCAGTTTCTTTATCGGAGAGAATGGAATCCCCCTGGAAGTTGTTGCCGGGAGTGTCTCTGCAGAGGAACTCATGAAAAGAATCGACAAAGTCAAACAG ATGCACGCCCAGCAGATGGCAGGCGAGGGAGCGGAAGCAGGGACTCCCGTGGAGGCTTGCCCACCAGCCAGGGTAGCCTCAGAGCCAGCCCCAGCACAGCCCCCCTCACCCCCACTGGAGCTCCAGCCCAGCCACGCACCACCTGCAGCGCCATCCACATCTaaag AATCCCTGTCCAGGGCAGCAGAGGAAGGCGGAGCATCAGCCTCAGTGGTCACCCCCGGGAAAGACAGGAGCGCATTGTCAGACGACGCATCAACCAGCTCTCAGCCTGACGGGGGCCTTGATGCTAAGGTGGAGAG gttaacaaagaaactggAGGAGAGACGGGATCAGAAAAAAAAAGATGAGGAG aaggagatggagagaaggaagatGGGGAAGGAGATGCTGGACTTCAAGAGGAAGAACGAGGATGAGAAGACCAAGCGCATTATggatgagaggagcagagagaaggcagaggagaAGGCTGCCAGGGAGCGTGTCAAAGCACAGATCGCCCTG GACCGTGCTGACAGAGCTGCCCGCTATGCCAATAaccaggaggaggtggaggcagCCCGGCTGGCAGCACTGCAGGCCAGACAAGCAGAGGCGGAGGCCAAGAAGGATATCGCACACAGGGAGAGGAG CGCCATAGCAAGAATACAGTTCCGTCTCCCAGATGGTTCTTTCTTCACCAGGCAGTTCTCCTCAGAGGCCAGACTGAATGAGGCTCGGCAGTTTGCTGTCAAT gaagtgggaaatcgaTATGGCAACTTCTCCCTGGCGACTATGTTCCCTCGCAGGGAGTTTACGGCTGACGACCTGGGTAAGACTCTACTGGAGTTGGAGCTGACTCCCGGTGCCTCCATAGTCCTGCTGCCT CAAACAGGACGGCCCAATAACACGGTGGTGCAGTCGTCCTCTGGAGGGGGTATCTGGGCTGTGTTGGGTACCATCCTCTACCCCCTGCTGGCTGTGTGGAGGTTCCTGAGCGGCTTCCTCTTCACCAGCCCCCCCACCCCCGGAGCAGCAGGCCCCAGAGGCCCAGCCCAGCAGCCCAACACTAACTCAGGCTCTGGTTCCTCCTCATCTGCTGAACCGAAGAG AGAAACCCTTCGCAAACGCACACTGGAGAAGCAACCAGTAGACTTCAAACGAGACGGCAAAATCCACAGGCTACGGAATCACCAGGACAGTGAGGATGAAAATAACACTTGGAACGGAAACTCTACCCAGCAGATGTAG
- the LOC111959741 gene encoding UBX domain-containing protein 4 isoform X1, translating to MLWFEGSIPAAIISAKEQSSIFAVVITGDDEVSAQMMSSWEDDRVAEVSRNCCVAIKVDAKSETCSQFSQIYPVVCIPSSFFIGENGIPLEVVAGSVSAEELMKRIDKVKQMHAQQMAGEGAEAGTPVEACPPARVASEPAPAQPPSPPLELQPSHAPPAAPSTSKESLSRAAEEGGASASVVTPGKDRSALSDDASTSSQPDGGLDAKVERLTKKLEERRDQKKKDEEGEIKKEMERRKMGKEMLDFKRKNEDEKTKRIMDERSREKAEEKAARERVKAQIALDRADRAARYANNQEEVEAARLAALQARQAEAEAKKDIAHRERSAIARIQFRLPDGSFFTRQFSSEARLNEARQFAVNEVGNRYGNFSLATMFPRREFTADDLGKTLLELELTPGASIVLLPQTGRPNNTVVQSSSGGGIWAVLGTILYPLLAVWRFLSGFLFTSPPTPGAAGPRGPAQQPNTNSGSGSSSSAEPKRETLRKRTLEKQPVDFKRDGKIHRLRNHQDSEDENNTWNGNSTQQM from the exons atgctTTGGTTTGAAGGCTCTATTCCAGCAGCCATCATCTCCGCCAAAGAACAGAGCTCCATCTTCGCCGTCGTAATAACAG GCGACGATGAGGTGTCAGCACAAATGATGTCCAGTTGGGAGGACGACAGAGTGGCCGAGGTCTCCCGTAACTGCTGTGTCGCAATCAAGGTGGATGCCAAGAG cgAGACATGCTCTCAGTTCTCTCAAATCT ACCCAGTGGTGTGCATCCCGTCCAGTTTCTTTATCGGAGAGAATGGAATCCCCCTGGAAGTTGTTGCCGGGAGTGTCTCTGCAGAGGAACTCATGAAAAGAATCGACAAAGTCAAACAG ATGCACGCCCAGCAGATGGCAGGCGAGGGAGCGGAAGCAGGGACTCCCGTGGAGGCTTGCCCACCAGCCAGGGTAGCCTCAGAGCCAGCCCCAGCACAGCCCCCCTCACCCCCACTGGAGCTCCAGCCCAGCCACGCACCACCTGCAGCGCCATCCACATCTaaag AATCCCTGTCCAGGGCAGCAGAGGAAGGCGGAGCATCAGCCTCAGTGGTCACCCCCGGGAAAGACAGGAGCGCATTGTCAGACGACGCATCAACCAGCTCTCAGCCTGACGGGGGCCTTGATGCTAAGGTGGAGAG gttaacaaagaaactggAGGAGAGACGGGATCAGAAAAAAAAAGATGAGGAG GGCGAAAtaaagaaggagatggagagaaggaagatGGGGAAGGAGATGCTGGACTTCAAGAGGAAGAACGAGGATGAGAAGACCAAGCGCATTATggatgagaggagcagagagaaggcagaggagaAGGCTGCCAGGGAGCGTGTCAAAGCACAGATCGCCCTG GACCGTGCTGACAGAGCTGCCCGCTATGCCAATAaccaggaggaggtggaggcagCCCGGCTGGCAGCACTGCAGGCCAGACAAGCAGAGGCGGAGGCCAAGAAGGATATCGCACACAGGGAGAGGAG CGCCATAGCAAGAATACAGTTCCGTCTCCCAGATGGTTCTTTCTTCACCAGGCAGTTCTCCTCAGAGGCCAGACTGAATGAGGCTCGGCAGTTTGCTGTCAAT gaagtgggaaatcgaTATGGCAACTTCTCCCTGGCGACTATGTTCCCTCGCAGGGAGTTTACGGCTGACGACCTGGGTAAGACTCTACTGGAGTTGGAGCTGACTCCCGGTGCCTCCATAGTCCTGCTGCCT CAAACAGGACGGCCCAATAACACGGTGGTGCAGTCGTCCTCTGGAGGGGGTATCTGGGCTGTGTTGGGTACCATCCTCTACCCCCTGCTGGCTGTGTGGAGGTTCCTGAGCGGCTTCCTCTTCACCAGCCCCCCCACCCCCGGAGCAGCAGGCCCCAGAGGCCCAGCCCAGCAGCCCAACACTAACTCAGGCTCTGGTTCCTCCTCATCTGCTGAACCGAAGAG AGAAACCCTTCGCAAACGCACACTGGAGAAGCAACCAGTAGACTTCAAACGAGACGGCAAAATCCACAGGCTACGGAATCACCAGGACAGTGAGGATGAAAATAACACTTGGAACGGAAACTCTACCCAGCAGATGTAG